The Desulfobacterales bacterium DNA segment CCAGAAACTTAAAAAATTAGGATTTGAAAAGATCCGCCAGAAGGGATCACATATTCGATTTGTCCACCTGGACGGTCGTAAAACAACTATCCCAGATCACGGGAACAAAGATGTACCCCATGGCTTGCTCATTAAGCTTATTCGAAACGATTTGGAGATGGATATAAAAGATTTTTTTGATAAGTGA contains these protein-coding regions:
- a CDS encoding type II toxin-antitoxin system HicA family toxin, which encodes MTDYPTLSFRDLIQKLKKLGFEKIRQKGSHIRFVHLDGRKTTIPDHGNKDVPHGLLIKLIRNDLEMDIKDFFDK